One window of the Pleurocapsa minor HA4230-MV1 genome contains the following:
- a CDS encoding 4a-hydroxytetrahydrobiopterin dehydratase, with protein sequence MTELLKQKCVPCTGSLPPATAAEIDTYKKQVPDWHLITENDELRLQRVFQFADFQDALDFTNLVGDIAEAEGHHPALLTEWGKVTVTWWTHAIKGLHHNDFIMAAKSDAAWSSLQ encoded by the coding sequence ATGACTGAATTATTAAAGCAAAAATGCGTTCCTTGTACTGGCAGCCTACCTCCAGCTACAGCAGCAGAAATTGACACTTACAAAAAACAGGTACCCGATTGGCATCTGATTACAGAAAATGACGAATTGCGTCTGCAACGGGTTTTTCAATTTGCCGATTTTCAAGACGCGCTAGATTTTACTAATTTAGTAGGAGATATTGCCGAAGCAGAGGGGCATCACCCTGCTCTACTCACTGAATGGGGAAAAGTGACGGTTACCTGGTGGACTCATGCTATCAAAGGACTTCATCATAATGATTTTATTATGGCAGCCAAAAGCGATGCAGCTTGGTCTTCTTTGCAGTAA
- a CDS encoding DUF4079 domain-containing protein encodes MSLAIPESVKVWSQFIHPIIMWVLLVTAIYALYLGLKIRQSRNAEGEAKKELIKGRYNIKHYQVGSVLLAVLTLNAFLAMAVTYVNHGKIFFGSHLIVGLIVVSLIVTSASLSPFMQRGNMWARNLHLAINIGVLGLFGWQAITGVQVVQKIISQL; translated from the coding sequence ATGAGTTTAGCAATTCCAGAATCAGTCAAAGTTTGGTCGCAATTTATCCACCCGATTATTATGTGGGTATTATTAGTAACAGCAATTTATGCTTTATATTTAGGACTAAAAATTCGCCAAAGTAGGAATGCCGAAGGTGAAGCTAAAAAAGAATTGATTAAGGGTCGTTACAATATTAAACACTACCAAGTAGGTTCTGTGCTGTTAGCGGTGCTTACGCTTAATGCTTTTTTGGCTATGGCTGTTACCTATGTCAATCACGGCAAAATCTTTTTTGGCTCTCATTTAATTGTCGGTTTAATTGTAGTCAGCCTAATCGTTACTTCTGCTTCCCTCTCACCCTTCATGCAAAGAGGCAATATGTGGGCGCGCAACCTGCATTTGGCGATAAATATCGGCGTTTTAGGGCTATTTGGCTGGCAAGCAATAACTGGTGTACAAGTAGTGCAAAAAATAATTAGCCAACTTTAA
- a CDS encoding SDR family oxidoreductase: MQLKPISQQVVAIIGASSGIGRETALQFAKKGTKIVVSARNELGLNSLVAEIQAFGGEATAIKGDVADFEQVKAIADYTVEHYGRLDTWVHCAASGIIAPFAEITPEEFKRVIDVTLMGQVYGAMAALPYLKQEGRGAMIHISSMEGRRALPLQSPYSTAKHGLEGFLESLRVELKHDKMPISVTSIKPAVINTPFYNHVLTKLGVKPTGLPPYYSPKLVAQAILHTAEHPTRDFIVGDVGRILDLAQRLSPELMDAILVAIGFSGQHTSEPKSAEGQNNLYAPMDGYTQVEGDFNNLTIFSLSDWLVKKTTFK; encoded by the coding sequence ATGCAATTAAAACCAATTTCCCAACAAGTAGTCGCTATCATTGGAGCTTCCAGTGGTATTGGACGAGAGACAGCGCTACAGTTTGCCAAGAAGGGAACTAAGATAGTTGTCTCAGCCCGAAATGAACTAGGACTAAATTCTCTAGTGGCAGAAATTCAGGCTTTTGGCGGAGAGGCGACAGCCATCAAAGGTGATGTAGCAGACTTTGAACAAGTAAAAGCGATCGCCGATTATACCGTCGAACATTATGGGAGGTTGGATACTTGGGTACATTGTGCCGCTAGTGGAATTATCGCGCCTTTTGCAGAAATTACCCCAGAAGAATTTAAGCGGGTTATTGATGTTACTTTAATGGGACAAGTATACGGAGCAATGGCAGCATTACCCTATCTCAAGCAAGAAGGAAGAGGCGCAATGATTCATATTTCCTCAATGGAAGGAAGGCGAGCTTTACCCTTACAAAGCCCCTATTCTACAGCTAAACACGGTTTGGAAGGCTTTTTGGAATCATTAAGGGTAGAACTAAAACACGATAAGATGCCGATTAGCGTTACCAGTATTAAACCAGCAGTAATTAATACTCCCTTTTACAACCACGTACTAACCAAGCTGGGAGTTAAACCTACAGGATTACCCCCGTACTATTCACCCAAGCTAGTAGCCCAAGCCATTCTCCACACAGCCGAACATCCTACCCGCGACTTCATAGTTGGTGATGTTGGCAGGATATTAGACCTCGCTCAAAGACTCTCACCAGAACTGATGGATGCTATATTGGTTGCGATTGGCTTTTCGGGACAGCATACCTCAGAACCCAAATCAGCAGAGGGACAAAATAATTTGTATGCACCTATGGATGGTTATACCCAAGTCGAAGGAGATTTTAATAACTTAACCATTTTTAGTCTTTCCGACTGGCTCGTTAAAAAAACCACCTTTAAGTAG
- the tgt gene encoding tRNA guanosine(34) transglycosylase Tgt yields the protein MGFSFECQANCSHTKARAGVFHTPHGIVETPRFMPVGTLATVKGVIPQQLKAANSQMILANTYHLHIQPGEDIVKEAGGLHRFMAWDQPILTDSGGFQVFSLSEMRKVTEEGVIFKSPRDGSMINITPERSIQIQNALGADVIMAFDECPPADATKEQVQASTDRSYRWLKRCVAQHQNTSEQALFGIVQGGIHLDLRQKAVEQLAELDLPGYAIGGVSVGEDPQLINATVRHTAPLLPADKPRYLMGVGTYREMAQAIASGIDLFDCVIPTRLGRHGAALIRGKRTNIKNAPYKRDYRPLDETCSCYACQNFSRAYLNHMLRSQEMLGYIMISLHNITELIRFTQEIREAIFKGTFATDFAHWLNDEADN from the coding sequence GTGGGATTTTCATTTGAATGTCAGGCTAACTGTAGCCATACCAAAGCACGAGCGGGGGTTTTTCATACTCCCCATGGGATTGTTGAGACACCTAGATTTATGCCTGTTGGCACTTTAGCTACGGTTAAGGGCGTTATTCCTCAACAGCTAAAAGCTGCCAATTCGCAAATGATTTTGGCAAACACCTATCACCTGCATATTCAGCCAGGAGAAGATATAGTCAAGGAAGCTGGGGGGTTACATCGCTTTATGGCGTGGGATCAGCCTATTTTGACTGATTCAGGTGGGTTTCAGGTTTTTAGCTTAAGCGAAATGCGTAAGGTGACAGAAGAAGGGGTTATTTTTAAATCCCCTCGTGACGGTAGCATGATCAACATTACCCCAGAGCGTTCGATTCAGATTCAGAATGCTTTAGGTGCAGACGTGATTATGGCATTTGATGAGTGTCCCCCTGCGGATGCGACTAAAGAACAGGTTCAGGCGTCAACCGATCGCAGTTATCGTTGGTTAAAAAGATGTGTGGCCCAACATCAGAATACGTCTGAGCAAGCCTTATTTGGTATTGTTCAAGGGGGAATACATCTAGATCTCAGGCAAAAGGCAGTCGAACAGCTAGCTGAACTAGATTTACCTGGCTATGCTATTGGTGGGGTGAGCGTAGGGGAAGATCCGCAGCTAATTAACGCAACGGTGCGCCATACTGCTCCTTTATTACCTGCTGATAAACCCCGTTATCTCATGGGTGTAGGGACTTATCGCGAAATGGCTCAGGCGATCGCTTCGGGGATCGATTTATTTGACTGTGTGATTCCTACTCGTTTAGGTCGTCATGGTGCTGCTTTAATTCGTGGCAAACGGACTAATATTAAAAATGCTCCCTATAAACGGGACTATCGACCCCTTGATGAAACCTGCTCTTGTTATGCCTGCCAAAATTTTAGCCGTGCTTATTTAAACCATATGCTGCGATCGCAAGAAATGCTAGGCTACATTATGATCTCGCTCCACAACATTACAGAATTAATTCGCTTTACCCAAGAAATCCGCGAGGCGATCTTTAAGGGAACTTTTGCCACTGATTTTGCCCACTGGCTTAATGATGAAGCTGATAACTGA
- the cobS gene encoding adenosylcobinamide-GDP ribazoletransferase, which yields MKQYYPNIPHIFNQILSKYFFWFKIPINSLWLYITNVITSFCSGVIFYTVIPLPGKWTNNWSRIARWCPMIGLLIGLILFLSASLVEFLGIPNLTGNALTVAVWVIVTGGLHLDGAMDTADGLSVTSPERRLEVMKDSATGAFGAIAAIIILLLKTVTLSEVSLPLWLVLLSVTGWARWGQVCAIAFYPYLRETGKGSFHRENLRLPQDILLGLVVLLCFSGGWLTVDYLSWWQIGSIVGGNIAIALLTGYWFNRQLGGHTGDTYGAVVEWSEVLSLCFLTAF from the coding sequence ATGAAACAATATTATCCCAACATTCCCCATATATTTAATCAAATTTTAAGCAAATATTTTTTCTGGTTCAAAATACCGATTAATAGTCTTTGGTTATATATTACAAATGTAATCACTTCATTTTGCAGTGGAGTAATATTTTATACCGTTATACCGCTACCAGGTAAATGGACGAATAATTGGTCAAGAATTGCTCGTTGGTGTCCGATGATCGGACTATTAATTGGTTTAATCTTGTTTTTATCAGCAAGCTTAGTAGAATTTCTGGGCATACCTAATTTGACTGGGAATGCTCTAACTGTAGCAGTTTGGGTAATTGTTACGGGAGGCTTACATCTGGATGGAGCGATGGATACCGCAGATGGTTTGTCTGTTACTAGTCCCGAACGTCGTTTGGAGGTGATGAAAGATAGTGCCACAGGAGCTTTTGGCGCGATCGCAGCTATAATTATTCTTTTGCTTAAAACCGTAACCCTCAGCGAGGTGTCATTGCCTCTTTGGTTAGTATTGCTTTCTGTAACAGGTTGGGCTAGATGGGGACAAGTTTGCGCGATCGCTTTTTATCCGTACCTCAGAGAAACGGGGAAAGGTTCATTTCACCGAGAAAATTTACGCCTACCGCAAGATATTTTATTAGGCTTGGTGGTTTTGCTTTGTTTTAGTGGCGGGTGGTTGACTGTAGATTACTTATCCTGGTGGCAAATAGGCTCGATTGTTGGGGGAAATATAGCGATCGCCCTGTTAACAGGATACTGGTTTAACAGACAGCTAGGAGGACATACAGGGGATACTTATGGCGCAGTAGTTGAATGGAGTGAAGTTTTGAGCTTATGCTTTTTGACGGCATTTTAG
- a CDS encoding AraC family transcriptional regulator has protein sequence MDHTVRHQIECSSLPILSSKDRGWENIVVEQFQHPAGEGKTYYNDEHSICLSLAPRPVYLLQIKGGKTHTGLYGQGDISVTPAKTSFFARWDSEDRFLQIRIASEFIKTVAKDALEMNPEQVEFIPEFRTRDSQIEAMSMMLLAELQQENLGGRLYIDSLANVLAVHLLRQYSAHQPRFSIYEGGLPKRQLVKVLDYINEYLDRDIKLADLAQLLGMSQFHFSYLFKRSLGIPPYQYLLQQRIERAKQLLKQTDKSIVNIAFACGFNSHSHLTKQFRQLTGMTPKAFRATY, from the coding sequence ATGGATCATACCGTCAGGCATCAAATTGAATGTAGCAGCTTGCCCATTTTGTCCAGTAAGGATAGAGGTTGGGAAAACATTGTGGTCGAGCAATTTCAACATCCTGCGGGGGAGGGGAAAACTTATTACAATGATGAACACTCGATTTGCCTGTCTCTTGCCCCACGTCCAGTATACTTGTTGCAAATTAAAGGAGGCAAAACCCACACAGGATTATATGGACAAGGGGACATTTCTGTAACTCCTGCCAAGACTTCGTTTTTTGCTCGTTGGGATAGTGAAGATCGCTTTTTGCAGATTCGGATTGCGTCTGAGTTTATTAAAACTGTTGCCAAAGATGCACTGGAAATGAATCCTGAGCAAGTTGAATTTATCCCTGAATTTCGGACTCGTGATTCCCAGATCGAAGCTATGAGTATGATGTTACTAGCTGAACTACAACAGGAAAATTTAGGCGGAAGACTTTATATCGATTCACTAGCAAATGTTCTAGCAGTACATTTACTTAGGCAATATTCGGCTCACCAACCTCGCTTTTCAATCTATGAAGGAGGATTACCCAAACGTCAACTAGTCAAAGTTTTAGATTACATCAACGAATATTTAGATCGGGACATCAAGCTGGCAGATTTAGCCCAATTGCTTGGTATGAGTCAATTTCATTTTAGCTATCTGTTCAAGCGATCGCTCGGAATTCCTCCGTATCAATACCTACTCCAGCAACGCATCGAACGAGCAAAGCAGTTGTTAAAGCAAACAGACAAATCAATTGTCAACATTGCCTTTGCCTGTGGTTTCAATAGCCACAGCCATCTAACTAAACAATTTCGTCAACTTACAGGTATGACACCCAAAGCCTTCAGAGCAACTTACTAA
- a CDS encoding GFA family protein: protein MKLPFTGGCMCRAIRYECSAEPIMMGNCHCRDCQQATGTAFAAAMLVLRDAVTITGDVKYYDVTGDSGSIVSRGFCPNCGSRLFSKPPIPEFMGIMAGSLDNPSWFQPEADLYTASAQPWDYLNPDLPKFAKFPSPEQSNITH, encoded by the coding sequence ATGAAATTACCTTTTACTGGTGGTTGTATGTGTAGGGCTATTCGCTACGAATGTTCGGCAGAACCTATTATGATGGGTAATTGTCATTGTCGCGATTGCCAGCAAGCCACAGGAACAGCGTTTGCTGCTGCAATGCTCGTACTTCGCGATGCAGTTACCATAACTGGTGATGTTAAATACTATGATGTTACAGGTGATAGTGGAAGCATTGTTAGTCGTGGTTTTTGTCCTAACTGTGGTTCTCGATTATTTAGCAAACCTCCAATTCCAGAATTCATGGGTATCATGGCAGGTAGCCTAGACAATCCAAGCTGGTTTCAACCTGAAGCAGATCTTTATACTGCCAGTGCGCAACCGTGGGATTATCTGAATCCAGATTTACCTAAATTTGCTAAGTTTCCGTCACCCGAACAGTCAAATATAACCCACTAA
- a CDS encoding FMN-dependent NADH-azoreductase: protein MTHLLHIDSSPRGDRSHSRRLTKEFVETWQQTYPDDIVTYRDVGRHPVPHVDEPWIAAAYTPTEQRTPELQKAISTSDRLVDEFLAADIYVIGVPMYNFSVPSTLKAYIDQIVRIGRTFEIKLENPDNPYQPLVFGKKMFVISARGGSGFGVGGQYEKMNHQTPYLATIFGFIGITDITFIDVENDEIGGQKLVDAIASARHQIAQLIEV from the coding sequence ATGACACATTTACTACACATCGATTCTAGTCCGCGTGGCGATCGCTCTCACTCCCGTAGACTGACCAAAGAATTTGTTGAAACATGGCAGCAGACTTATCCTGATGATATCGTCACTTATCGAGATGTTGGTCGTCATCCCGTTCCCCATGTAGATGAACCTTGGATTGCAGCAGCTTATACACCAACAGAACAACGGACACCCGAACTACAAAAAGCGATTTCTACTAGCGATCGCTTGGTCGATGAATTTTTAGCTGCCGATATCTACGTGATCGGTGTTCCTATGTACAATTTCAGTGTTCCTAGTACGTTAAAGGCATATATCGATCAAATTGTGCGGATCGGGCGAACTTTTGAAATTAAGCTAGAAAATCCTGATAACCCTTATCAACCCCTAGTATTTGGTAAAAAAATGTTTGTCATCTCCGCCAGAGGAGGTTCTGGCTTTGGAGTGGGTGGACAATACGAGAAGATGAATCATCAAACTCCCTATCTAGCAACGATATTTGGATTTATTGGTATTACTGACATCACTTTTATTGATGTTGAAAACGATGAAATTGGTGGGCAAAAGTTAGTAGACGCGATCGCCTCGGCTCGTCATCAAATCGCTCAATTGATTGAGGTTTAA
- a CDS encoding DHH family phosphoesterase gives MKEKWHLATSTAPLEFVQGVQQITGRDSQYCAQLLWQRGIRDLEQLPGFFNSALYQPTNARAFGVEMEWAIARLKLAGDRAEKVTIWGDFDADGITSTSVLWDGLGQFFPQHLQLDYYIPNRQTESHGLNCPGIARLAEAGTRLIVTCDTGSTNLAEIAYAKTLGIDVIITDHHTLPETRPEVTAIINPRYFEQSHPLYNLSGVAVAYKLVEGLYEALPDLPSQPIENLLDLVAIGLIADLVELKGDCRYLAQVGIKQLRKQVNPDTMTRPGVAKLLDLCKRNGDRPTDISFGLGPRINAVSRIHGDASFCVELLTSRDRDRCNYLAEEAELANTRRKSLQKDTIKQVTKKLEQLDLSTTSVIVLEDPQWQGGVLGLAAGTIAQEYGRPTVLLSSENNVGAFREVGANGGSPLPNHDSPEIMARGSARSVNGIDLYQLVKSQSNLLHRFGGHPFAAGLSLPLANLDLFREGINQQLRQQINIAEMMPQIDIDLVVTVADLGENLFDELRQLEPYGMGNPVPKLLIKNCWFKNAWHKNIQDSRGQKIEYIKTTFEIWDDSSNQGFPGLWWGHYKDEIPVIGKCDAIAELDFNTFSKRYEIRLVSLGLASASSWLNSALNSTHRLIDRRSTPQELTNLAVPLEQASFLQQCPGNWGDLRREYQQALQGDRSLVLAYEPDRSTDAMAVWQQLVGVAKYLSRTQKSVTKSQIQTKLNLSDRAFELGLKALATVGLPSKLQSNQYQFDFVANDRDFSLNTTVESFLSIIQEEDFQQQYFYQVPLTTITQSIIN, from the coding sequence ATGAAAGAGAAGTGGCATTTAGCGACATCGACAGCGCCTTTGGAGTTTGTTCAAGGGGTGCAGCAAATTACAGGCAGAGACAGCCAGTACTGCGCTCAACTGTTATGGCAGAGGGGAATTAGAGATTTAGAACAGTTACCAGGGTTTTTCAATTCGGCTTTATATCAACCTACCAATGCTCGTGCTTTCGGTGTGGAGATGGAATGGGCGATCGCTCGATTAAAACTGGCAGGCGATCGCGCTGAGAAAGTCACGATTTGGGGAGATTTTGATGCGGATGGGATTACTTCTACTAGTGTTTTATGGGATGGTTTAGGGCAGTTTTTTCCCCAGCATTTGCAGCTTGACTACTATATTCCCAATCGACAGACTGAATCTCATGGCTTGAATTGTCCAGGAATAGCCAGATTAGCCGAAGCGGGAACCAGGTTGATTGTGACTTGCGATACGGGTAGCACCAATTTAGCAGAGATTGCCTACGCTAAAACATTGGGTATTGATGTTATTATTACCGATCACCATACTCTACCTGAGACTCGTCCTGAAGTTACGGCGATCATTAATCCTCGTTATTTTGAACAATCCCATCCTTTATATAATCTCTCTGGGGTAGCAGTCGCCTACAAGTTAGTTGAAGGATTATATGAGGCATTACCCGATCTACCTAGTCAGCCGATTGAAAACTTGTTAGATTTAGTGGCAATTGGTTTGATAGCCGACTTGGTGGAGTTAAAAGGAGACTGTCGTTATCTAGCACAGGTGGGCATTAAGCAGCTTAGAAAACAGGTAAATCCTGATACCATGACTCGCCCTGGAGTAGCTAAGTTATTAGATTTATGTAAACGTAATGGCGATCGCCCGACGGACATTTCTTTTGGTTTAGGGCCGAGAATCAATGCTGTAAGTCGGATTCATGGTGATGCTAGTTTCTGCGTTGAGTTACTTACCAGTCGCGATCGCGATCGCTGTAATTATTTAGCCGAAGAAGCGGAATTAGCTAATACTCGTCGTAAGTCATTGCAAAAAGATACGATTAAGCAAGTTACGAAAAAGTTAGAGCAGCTAGATTTATCAACTACCTCGGTAATTGTCCTCGAAGATCCTCAATGGCAAGGTGGGGTATTGGGTTTGGCTGCGGGAACAATTGCTCAAGAATATGGTCGCCCAACGGTTTTGTTGAGTAGCGAAAATAATGTAGGGGCGTTTCGCGAAGTAGGGGCGAACGGCGGTTCGCCCCTACCAAATCATGATTCGCCTGAAATTATGGCGCGAGGATCTGCTAGATCCGTTAACGGTATCGATCTATATCAACTAGTTAAATCTCAATCCAATTTGCTGCATCGCTTTGGGGGACATCCTTTTGCTGCGGGGTTAAGTTTACCTTTAGCGAATCTAGATTTATTTAGAGAAGGGATAAATCAGCAACTACGACAACAGATTAATATAGCCGAGATGATGCCCCAAATAGATATCGATCTAGTGGTTACCGTGGCAGATCTGGGTGAGAATTTATTTGACGAATTAAGACAGCTAGAACCTTACGGTATGGGTAATCCTGTTCCCAAATTGCTCATTAAAAACTGCTGGTTTAAAAATGCTTGGCATAAAAATATTCAAGATAGCCGTGGTCAAAAAATTGAGTATATCAAGACTACATTTGAGATCTGGGATGATTCTAGTAATCAAGGATTTCCTGGACTGTGGTGGGGACACTATAAAGACGAAATACCCGTCATCGGCAAGTGTGATGCGATCGCTGAACTGGATTTTAACACCTTTAGCAAACGTTATGAAATCCGCTTAGTTAGTCTAGGTTTAGCATCGGCAAGTTCTTGGCTAAATTCAGCTTTAAACTCAACACATCGATTAATCGATCGCCGTTCGACTCCCCAAGAATTAACTAATTTAGCAGTTCCTCTAGAACAAGCTAGCTTTCTCCAACAATGTCCTGGTAACTGGGGCGATCTTCGCCGAGAATATCAACAGGCTCTACAGGGCGATCGCTCTTTAGTTTTGGCTTATGAACCAGATCGCTCAACAGATGCCATGGCTGTTTGGCAACAGTTAGTTGGGGTTGCTAAATATCTCAGTCGTACCCAAAAATCAGTGACCAAATCACAAATACAAACAAAATTAAACTTAAGCGATCGCGCTTTTGAGCTTGGCTTAAAAGCGTTAGCCACAGTAGGTTTGCCGTCTAAATTGCAATCAAATCAATACCAGTTTGATTTCGTCGCCAATGATCGTGATTTTAGTTTAAATACTACTGTTGAATCTTTTTTATCAATAATTCAAGAAGAAGACTTCCAACAACAATATTTTTATCAAGTTCCCTTAACTACTATTACTCAGTCAATCATTAATTGA
- a CDS encoding family 10 glycosylhydrolase, protein MKILTALATSLISCSSFLVTIPATAAIGPYCQFAPEDAMAKEKLLRTSLKDNQTKLEYDAIVQKHREMLQICRSQTWPEEQAIWLRLYPCDITPGSIDYVLDRIVNLGYNRVHLEVFYDSQVLLPPGDNPTPWTPVVRSPNGDQIDLLQQAIDKAHQRGLKVYAWLFTMNFGYTYAQKPDRQEALARNGTGKNSLSYVDDRAQAFIDPYSPQAQSDYNNLVQAVLERKPDGILFDYVRYPRGVAGHSSVHSVKDLWIHGKSSLNALYSRASNSKGLALIKKFVEKGNLSTRDIEIVDQQYPKETHAKWQGSLSESDSKANASSRQNKLNQDLWFFTVAHAAQGVIDFLSSAAQPVQDRGLKAGAVFFPDANRLVGAQGFDSRLQAWDKFSPDLEWHPMAYAVCEEKTNCITDEVKKVLKTSPETNVIPALAGAWGKEYRNHLPLETQIEALRKATPEVNSISHFSYAWQEPDLDRRRQSCNLF, encoded by the coding sequence ATGAAAATTCTGACTGCCTTAGCAACCAGCTTGATAAGTTGCTCTAGTTTTTTGGTGACAATTCCCGCAACAGCCGCTATCGGCCCTTATTGTCAGTTTGCTCCTGAAGATGCCATGGCTAAAGAAAAGTTGCTCAGAACATCTTTAAAGGATAACCAAACCAAATTAGAATACGATGCGATTGTGCAAAAACATCGGGAAATGCTTCAGATTTGTCGCAGTCAAACTTGGCCTGAAGAACAGGCTATTTGGTTGCGTCTGTATCCTTGCGATATCACTCCTGGTTCTATTGATTATGTTTTAGATCGCATTGTTAATTTAGGCTACAACAGGGTACATTTAGAAGTCTTTTACGATAGCCAAGTGCTGTTACCGCCTGGAGATAACCCAACTCCTTGGACTCCAGTAGTGCGATCGCCTAATGGAGATCAGATCGATTTATTACAACAGGCGATCGACAAAGCACACCAACGGGGTTTAAAAGTTTACGCTTGGCTATTTACGATGAATTTTGGCTATACCTATGCTCAAAAACCCGATCGCCAGGAAGCATTGGCTCGTAACGGTACGGGCAAAAATAGCCTCAGCTACGTCGACGATCGCGCTCAAGCCTTTATCGATCCTTACTCCCCTCAAGCACAAAGTGATTATAATAATTTAGTCCAGGCTGTACTTGAACGAAAGCCAGACGGCATCTTATTTGATTATGTTCGCTATCCTCGTGGCGTTGCTGGACATTCTTCTGTCCATAGTGTCAAAGACCTTTGGATTCACGGCAAATCGTCTCTCAATGCCTTATACAGTCGAGCAAGTAATTCCAAAGGATTAGCTCTGATCAAGAAATTTGTTGAGAAGGGAAATCTGTCTACCCGTGATATAGAAATTGTCGATCAGCAATATCCGAAAGAAACCCACGCTAAGTGGCAGGGTAGCCTCTCTGAATCTGACTCCAAAGCTAATGCATCATCTCGCCAAAATAAGCTCAACCAAGATTTATGGTTCTTTACCGTTGCCCATGCTGCCCAAGGCGTAATCGATTTTCTCTCCTCAGCAGCTCAACCAGTACAAGATCGCGGACTAAAGGCGGGGGCAGTATTTTTCCCCGATGCTAATCGTCTTGTCGGTGCGCAAGGATTCGATTCTCGTCTTCAGGCTTGGGATAAATTTTCTCCAGATTTAGAGTGGCATCCCATGGCTTATGCTGTCTGTGAAGAAAAGACTAACTGCATTACCGATGAAGTGAAAAAAGTCTTAAAAACATCACCAGAAACAAATGTCATTCCTGCTTTAGCTGGGGCTTGGGGCAAGGAATACCGAAATCATCTTCCTTTAGAAACTCAGATTGAAGCTTTACGTAAAGCAACTCCTGAAGTCAATTCTATTAGCCATTTTAGCTACGCTTGGCAAGAGCCAGATTTAGATCGTCGTCGGCAATCTTGCAATCTTTTCTAA